A window of the Tenebrio molitor chromosome 1, icTenMoli1.1, whole genome shotgun sequence genome harbors these coding sequences:
- the jim gene encoding zinc finger protein ZFP2 isoform X1, whose product MAINFSASFAACLAAGLKVPRQIMYCISQDTAAPYVLYKDGMDQTRSQWGAQDAYPPPQQGTTGAGSPQQACGPTVSLGVEADAVPPRDQSLPSPAPSPYPATQAEPRDDEIQPEQPTMDLEPRPASQCFPTDLQQQQAYQQYARAPPPAAPPPVPPHMLGAGSFSALHYLKQPGVMLTSLGSEGSGQLDQYTGNMQDLRSASLPDVIQQQQAGLKQTKNGLGGELRLFKCLTCGKDFKQKSTLLQHERIHTDSRPYGCPECGKRFRQQSHLTQHLRIHANEKPYACVYCERTFRQRAILNQHLRIHSGEKPYECPECGKHFRQKAILNQHVRTHQDVSPHLVFKNGINPTLWPQDVPFPPDEGKEEVASTYGDGDTNSQNDRTGCFSPNGVSGNLQYPAYFKDAKGMNHSVFGSTTNFGALQYLKQQQSGKILPDVIQHGRSAGMPLYVRCPICQKEFKQKSTLLQHGCIHIESRPYPCPECGKRFRQQSHLTQHLRIHTNEKPYGCVYCGRNFRQRTILNQHLRIHTGEKPYKCGQCGKDFRQKAILDQHTRTHQGDRPFCCPMPNCRRRFATEPEVKKHIDNHMNPHAAKTRRDSTGSDGKLTANGMLSRGLTPTTVVKPELYFPQCYAPSFNPPTSVAQFQATNSEFKPPNALPTQ is encoded by the exons ATACGGCCGCTCCCTACGTATTATACAAAGATGGAATGGATCAAACTAGAAGTCAGTGGGGTGCCCAAGACGCATATCCACCACCACAGCAAGGCACCACTGGTGCAGGGAGCCCCCAACAAGCCTGCGGCCCAACCGTATCACTTGGAGTTGAAGCAGACGCCGTTCCTCCCAGAGACCAAAGTTTACCTTCTCCCGCTCCTTCTCCTTACCCAGCAACTCAAGCAGAACCACGCGATGATGAAATACAGCCTGAACAACCGACAATGGATTTAGAACCGAGACCGGCGTCGCAATGTTTTCCGACGGATCTTCAACAACAACAAGCGTACCAACAGTACGCTAGAGCACCACCACCTGCGGCACCACCTCCTGTTCCTCCACACATGTTGGGAGCTGGGAGTTTTTCTGCGCTTCACTACTTAAAACAGCCCGGCGTTATGCTAACCAGTCTTGGATCAGAAG GAAGCGGGCAACTCGACCAGTATACGGGAAACATGCAAGACTTGCGATCGGCAAGCTTGCCGGATGTGATTCAACAGCAACAAGCGGGTTTAAAACAGACCAAAAACGGCCTCGGTGGCGAACTAAGACTATTCAAGTGTTTGACTTGCGGAAAAGACTTTAAGCAGAAATCAACACTTCTGCAGCACGAGCGTATCCATACCGACAGCAGGCCGTACGGGTGTCCGGAATGCGGAAAGCGGTTTCGGCAACAAAGTCATCTAACGCAACATCTACGAATCCATGCCAACGAGAAGCCGTACGCGTGCGTGTACTGCGAGCGCACCTTCAGACAGAGGGCCATCCTGAACCAGCACCTACGAATCCATTCCGGTGAGAAGCCCTATGAATGCCCGGAGTGCGGGAAACACTTCCGCCAGAAGGCCATCCTCAACCAGCACGTCCGCACACACCAAG atgTAAGCCCACatcttgtttttaaaaacGGAATCAATCCAACGCTGTGGCCTCAAGATGTTCCTTTTCCACCAGATGAGGGAAAAGAAGAAGTAGCTTCAACGTACGGTGACGGTGACACGAATTCGCAAAATGATCGCACCGGTTGTTTTTCTCCCAATGGAGTTTCTGGGAATCTTCAATACCCCGCCTATTTTAAGGACGCCAAAGGCATGAACCACTCCGTGTTCGGATCAACTACGAACTTTGGAGCTTTGCAATATCTCAAACAACAGCAGTCTGGAAAGATTTTACCCGACGTCATACAACACGGTAGATCAGCTGGAATGCCATTGTACGTGAGGTGTCCAATTTGTCAGAAAGAATTTAAACAGAAGTCCACTTTGTTACAACATGGGTGCATACATATCGAGTCGAGGCCGTATCCTTGCCCAGAATGCGGAAAAAGATTTCGGCAGCAGTCGCATTTAACCCAGCATTTAAGAATTCACACAAACGAGAAACCCTATGGATGTGTTTATTGTGGAAGGAACTTTAGGcaaagaacaattttaaatcaacATCTCCGAATTCATACGGGAGAAAAACCCTACAAGTGTGGGCAATGCGGGAAAGATTTTCGACAAAAGGCCATTTTAGATCAACACACAAGGACCCACCAAG GAGACAGACCATTTTGTTGTCCAATGCCGAACTGTAGGAGAAGATTTGCTACCGAACCAGAAGTTAAAAAACACATAGACAACCACATGAATCCACACGCTGCCAAGACAAGGCGGGATTCTACAGGTTCAGATGGAAAGTTAACGGCGAACGGCATGCTGTCTCGAGGACTTACACCTACAACGGTAGTAAAACCTGAATTATATTTTCCGCAGTGCTATGCTCCAAGTTTCAACCCTCCAACAAGCGTGGCCCAGTTTCAAGCTACGAATTCAGAATTCAAGCCGCCCAACGCCTTGCCAACTCAGTGA
- the jim gene encoding zinc finger protein 383 isoform X2: protein MAINFSASFAACLAAGLKVPRQIMYCISQDTAAPYVLYKDGMDQTRSQWGAQDAYPPPQQGTTGAGSPQQACGPTVSLGVEADAVPPRDQSLPSPAPSPYPATQAEPRDDEIQPEQPTMDLEPRPASQCFPTDLQQQQAYQQYARAPPPAAPPPVPPHMLGAGSFSALHYLKQPGVMLTSLGSEGSGQLDQYTGNMQDLRSASLPDVIQQQQAGLKQTKNGLGGELRLFKCLTCGKDFKQKSTLLQHERIHTDSRPYGCPECGKRFRQQSHLTQHLRIHANEKPYACVYCERTFRQRAILNQHLRIHSDVSPHLVFKNGINPTLWPQDVPFPPDEGKEEVASTYGDGDTNSQNDRTGCFSPNGVSGNLQYPAYFKDAKGMNHSVFGSTTNFGALQYLKQQQSGKILPDVIQHGRSAGMPLYVRCPICQKEFKQKSTLLQHGCIHIESRPYPCPECGKRFRQQSHLTQHLRIHTNEKPYGCVYCGRNFRQRTILNQHLRIHTGEKPYKCGQCGKDFRQKAILDQHTRTHQGDRPFCCPMPNCRRRFATEPEVKKHIDNHMNPHAAKTRRDSTGSDGKLTANGMLSRGLTPTTVVKPELYFPQCYAPSFNPPTSVAQFQATNSEFKPPNALPTQ, encoded by the exons ATACGGCCGCTCCCTACGTATTATACAAAGATGGAATGGATCAAACTAGAAGTCAGTGGGGTGCCCAAGACGCATATCCACCACCACAGCAAGGCACCACTGGTGCAGGGAGCCCCCAACAAGCCTGCGGCCCAACCGTATCACTTGGAGTTGAAGCAGACGCCGTTCCTCCCAGAGACCAAAGTTTACCTTCTCCCGCTCCTTCTCCTTACCCAGCAACTCAAGCAGAACCACGCGATGATGAAATACAGCCTGAACAACCGACAATGGATTTAGAACCGAGACCGGCGTCGCAATGTTTTCCGACGGATCTTCAACAACAACAAGCGTACCAACAGTACGCTAGAGCACCACCACCTGCGGCACCACCTCCTGTTCCTCCACACATGTTGGGAGCTGGGAGTTTTTCTGCGCTTCACTACTTAAAACAGCCCGGCGTTATGCTAACCAGTCTTGGATCAGAAG GAAGCGGGCAACTCGACCAGTATACGGGAAACATGCAAGACTTGCGATCGGCAAGCTTGCCGGATGTGATTCAACAGCAACAAGCGGGTTTAAAACAGACCAAAAACGGCCTCGGTGGCGAACTAAGACTATTCAAGTGTTTGACTTGCGGAAAAGACTTTAAGCAGAAATCAACACTTCTGCAGCACGAGCGTATCCATACCGACAGCAGGCCGTACGGGTGTCCGGAATGCGGAAAGCGGTTTCGGCAACAAAGTCATCTAACGCAACATCTACGAATCCATGCCAACGAGAAGCCGTACGCGTGCGTGTACTGCGAGCGCACCTTCAGACAGAGGGCCATCCTGAACCAGCACCTACGAATCCATTCCG atgTAAGCCCACatcttgtttttaaaaacGGAATCAATCCAACGCTGTGGCCTCAAGATGTTCCTTTTCCACCAGATGAGGGAAAAGAAGAAGTAGCTTCAACGTACGGTGACGGTGACACGAATTCGCAAAATGATCGCACCGGTTGTTTTTCTCCCAATGGAGTTTCTGGGAATCTTCAATACCCCGCCTATTTTAAGGACGCCAAAGGCATGAACCACTCCGTGTTCGGATCAACTACGAACTTTGGAGCTTTGCAATATCTCAAACAACAGCAGTCTGGAAAGATTTTACCCGACGTCATACAACACGGTAGATCAGCTGGAATGCCATTGTACGTGAGGTGTCCAATTTGTCAGAAAGAATTTAAACAGAAGTCCACTTTGTTACAACATGGGTGCATACATATCGAGTCGAGGCCGTATCCTTGCCCAGAATGCGGAAAAAGATTTCGGCAGCAGTCGCATTTAACCCAGCATTTAAGAATTCACACAAACGAGAAACCCTATGGATGTGTTTATTGTGGAAGGAACTTTAGGcaaagaacaattttaaatcaacATCTCCGAATTCATACGGGAGAAAAACCCTACAAGTGTGGGCAATGCGGGAAAGATTTTCGACAAAAGGCCATTTTAGATCAACACACAAGGACCCACCAAG GAGACAGACCATTTTGTTGTCCAATGCCGAACTGTAGGAGAAGATTTGCTACCGAACCAGAAGTTAAAAAACACATAGACAACCACATGAATCCACACGCTGCCAAGACAAGGCGGGATTCTACAGGTTCAGATGGAAAGTTAACGGCGAACGGCATGCTGTCTCGAGGACTTACACCTACAACGGTAGTAAAACCTGAATTATATTTTCCGCAGTGCTATGCTCCAAGTTTCAACCCTCCAACAAGCGTGGCCCAGTTTCAAGCTACGAATTCAGAATTCAAGCCGCCCAACGCCTTGCCAACTCAGTGA